Proteins found in one Choloepus didactylus isolate mChoDid1 chromosome 25, mChoDid1.pri, whole genome shotgun sequence genomic segment:
- the LOC119520485 gene encoding LOW QUALITY PROTEIN: translation initiation factor IF-2, mitochondrial-like (The sequence of the model RefSeq protein was modified relative to this genomic sequence to represent the inferred CDS: deleted 1 base in 1 codon) has product MKLKWSKLKQDKIKENKDAVRRPHADPALLTPRSPVVTIMGHVDHGKTTLLDKLRKTQVATMEAGGITQHIGAFLVSLPSGEKITFLDTPGHAAFSAMRARGAQVTDIVILVVAAHDGVMKQTVESIQHAKDAQVPIVLAINKCDKAEADPEKVKKELLAYNVVCEDYGGDVQAVHVSALTGDNLMALAEATIALAEMLELKADPTGPVEGTVIESFTDKGKGPVTTAIIQRGTLRKGSVLVAGKSWAKVRLMFDENGKTVNEACPSMPVGIIGRRDIPSAGDEILEVESEPRAREVVNWRKYEQEQEKNKDDLKILEEKRREHQEAHWKAHEKYGSLHWRKRSFKKYQEKKGQNLLKPKEKTERDSNVLPIIIKGDVDGSVEAILNIMDTYDASHECELELVHFGVGDISGNDVDLAETFGGVIYGFKVNVGNVLQKSAAKKGVKIKLHKIIYRLIEDLQEELSSRLPGIVEGKASVPATFSVTEGKKKVPVAGCRVQKGQLERKQKFKLIRNGQVIWKGSLTSLKHHKDDVSIIKTGMDCGLSLDEQKIECQVGDEIVSYEEKEVLAKTSWDPGF; this is encoded by the exons ATGAAGTTAAAATGGAGCAAATTAAAACAggacaaaatcaaagaaaataaagatgctGTAAGAAGGCCCCATGCAGATCCAGCTTTATTAACCCCAAGGTCCCCAGTTGTTACTATAATGGGCCATGTTGATCATGGGAAAACGACGTTACTTGACAAACTGCGAAAAACTCAAGTGGCAACAATGGAAGCTGGAGGCATCACTCAGCACATTGGTGCCTttcttgtctctctgccttctggaGAAAAGATAACCTTTCTTGATACTCCAGGCCATGCTGCCTTCTCAGCAATGAGAGCCAGAGGTGCTCAGGTCACTGACATTGTTATATTGGTTGTAGCAGCACATGATGGAGTGATGAAACAAACTGTGGAATCAATTCAGCATGCCAAAGATGCTCAAGTTCCTATTGTCCTTGCCATAAACAAATGTGACAAAGCTGAGGCTGATCctgagaaagtgaaaaaagagctgCTGGCCTATAATGTGGTGTGTGAGGATTATGGAGGTGATGTTCAAGCAGTGCATGTCTCTGCACTTACGGGCGATAATCTGATGGCTTTGGCAGAGGCAACAATTGCTCTAGCAGAAATGTTAGAATTGAAAGCTGATCCCACTGGTCCAGTGGAAGGAACAGTGATTGAGTCTTTCACAGACAAAGGAAAAGGTCCTGTTACTACAGCTATAATTCAAAGAGGAACTTTAAGAAAAGGCTCAGTTTTGGTTGCTGGAAAGAGCTGGGCAAAAGTACGCTTAATGTttgatgaaaatggaaaaacagtCAATGAGGCCTGTCCCAGCATGCCAGTGGGTATTATAGGCCGGAGAGACATTCCTTCTGCTGGAGATGAAATTCTTGAAGTAGAATCTGAGCCAAGGGCACGTGAAGTTGTTAACTGGAGGAAGTACGAACAAGAACAGGAGAAAAACAAAGACGATCtgaaaatactagaagaaaaacGAAGGGAGCACCAAGAAGCACATTGGAAAGCCCATGAGAAGTATGGCAGTTTACACTGGAGGAAGAGATCATTTAAAAAGtaccaagaaaaaaaaggacagaatcttttaaagccaaaagagaaaacagaaagagattCAAATGTACTTCCTATAATTATTAAAGGAGATGTTGATGGTTCTGTTGAAGCCATTTTGAACATTATGGATACCTATGATGCTTCACATGAGTGTGAACTAGAATTAGTACATTTTGGAGTGGGTGACATTAGTGGA AATGATGTTGACCTTGCTGAAACATTTGGTGGTGTTATATATGGTTTCAAAGTGAATGTAGGCAATGTTCTCCAAAAGTCAGCTGcaaaaaaaggagtaaaaattAAACTTCATAAAATCATTTACCGACTTATTGAAGATTTGCAGGAAGAACTGAGCAGCAGACTGCCCGGCATTGTGGAAGGTAAGGCTTCTGTACCAGCTACCTTCTCTGtgacagaagggaagaaaaaagttCCTGTGGCAGGCTGCAGAGTCCAAAAGGGACagttagaaagaaaacagaaatttaaattaatcCGTAATGGACAAGTTATCTGGAAGGGTTCATTAACCTCTCTGAAACACCATAAAGATGATGTTTCAATCATCAAAACTGGTATGGATTGTGGTCTCAGTTTGGATGAACAAAAGATAGAATGTCAAGTGGGAGATGAAATTGTTTCTTATGAAGAAAAGGAAGTTCTAGCCAAGACTTCTTGGGATCCaggattttaa